One genomic segment of Impatiens glandulifera chromosome 6, dImpGla2.1, whole genome shotgun sequence includes these proteins:
- the LOC124942129 gene encoding perakine reductase-like codes for MATIEMPRIKLGSQGLEVSKMGYGCMGLTGIYNSPLTEEDGIGMIKYVFSKGITFFDTSDVYGVDHTNEILLGKALKQLPREKIELATKFGIFKIEPTKVHVKGTPEYVRSCCEGSLKRLDVDYIDLYYIHRIDTSVPIEETMGELKKLVEEGKIKYIGLSEACPSTIRRAHAVHPITAVQMEYSLMTRDIEEEILPVCRELGIGIVPYSPTGRGFFGGKAVVESLPSNSFLLSHPRFTEQNLEHNKTFYYRLETLAKKHGCTPIQLALAWVLHQGAEDLVPIPGTTKAKNLDENIGALKLMKLTEDELKEISDAVPVTEVAGKTTYENLYRVSYKFSETPLPVPSENQADLL; via the exons ATGGCAACTATAGAAATGCCTAGAATCAAACTTGGAAGCCAAGGTCTCGAG GTCTCAAAAATGGGTTATGGTTGTATGGGTCTTACTGGAATTTACAACTCTCCTCTTACTGAAGAAGATGGCATTGGAATGATCAAGTATGTATTTAGTAAAGGAATTACCTTCTTCGATACATCAGATGTGTATGGTGTTGATCATACCAATGAAATTTTACTGGGAAAG GCACTGAAGCAACTTCCGCGAGAAAAGATCGAATTAGCTACAAAATTTGGTATCTTCAAGATAGAACCTACAAAAGTTCATGTAAAAGGAACTCCTGAATATGTTCGTTCTTGTTGTGAGGGTAGCTTGAAGCGGCTTGACGTTGATTATATTGATCTTTACTACATACACAGAATTGATACATCAGTTCCAATTGAAGAGACG ATGGGTGAACTAAAAAAGTTGGTTGAAGAgggtaaaataaaatacattggATTATCTGAAGCATGCCCAAGCACGATAAGGAGGGCTCATGCTGTTCATCCCATTACTGCTGTACAAATGGAGTATTCCCTTATGACTCGTGATATTGAAGAAGAAATACTCCCAGTTTGCAG GGAACTTGGAATTGGTATAGTTCCATACTCACCGACTGGTCGTGGCTTCTTTGGTGGAAAGGCAGTAGTGGAATCTCTACCTTCAAATAGTTTTCTG CTATCACATCCCAGGTTTACAGAGCAAAACTTGGAACACAACAAAACCTTTTATTACAGATTAGAGACATTGGCTAAAAAGCATGGCTGCACTCCTATTCAACTTGCACTTGCATGGGTTCTTCATCAAGGAGCTGAGGATTTGGTACCCATCCCTG GAACAACCAAGGCTAAGAACCTTGATGAGAACATTGGTGCGTTGAAGTTAATGAAGTTAACAGAAGATGAATTGAAAGAGATTTCTGATGCAGTTCCTGTTACTGAGGTTGCAGGGAAGACTACATATGAAAACCTTTACCGCGTTTCTTATAAGTTTTCGGAGACACCTCTACCTGTTCCTTCTGAAAATCAGGCTGACTTACTTTGA
- the LOC124942112 gene encoding trihelix transcription factor GTL2-like isoform X2 produces the protein MFDEMPQEHFHQFIASSRPQPSPPPPPPSTTTQLPPSIFSSTTANFPLFDHHPNYPSHLHLQSQFLLHQLHHKNDQDHQSQSQSQMISSGLEIERDDRWTNDEVLELLRIRSNMENWFPDFTWNHVSRKLAEIGFKRSPEKCKEKFEEESQHLSNNVTYTKKYRFFSELEEICHVDQNPPFEEEEDPSEENAQQEQDRRNQTKGEKRKRSSKKKKFKKIKQFFEEIVNKMLVQQEELNNKLIQDMLKRDEENIAKEEAWKKQETERINKEIESRAKEHAIAKERQAKIIEFLNKFTSNSQNPNHHNKLEAASSSSTGPNTEKDIDTSKRWPREEVLALINLRSNHYRDEKQGLARGPLWERISKGMLDLGYNRSAKRCKEKWENINKYYRKTKDANKKRSVDSRTCPYFHQLSTLYNQTSSLGQPPSENHSLTETNNGNGINDDYYDDHNDDEEDHIGL, from the exons ATGTTTGATGAAATGCCGCAAGAACATTTCCATCAATTCATAGCATCTTCTAGACCTCAGCCGTCTCCTCCTCCGCCGCCGCCGTCGACGACCACGCAACTGCCACCCTCTATCTTCTCTTCAACAACGGCCAACTTCCCACTCTTTGATCATCATCCAAACTACCCTTCTCATCTCCATTTACAATCTCAATTTCTATTACACCAATTGCATCACAAGAATGATCAAGATCATCAAAGCCAAAGCCAAAGCCAGATGATTTCATCCGGTTTGGAAATCGAGAGAGATGATCGGTGGACTAATGATGAAGTTCTTGAGCTACTTAGAATTAGATCCAACATGGAGAATTGGTTCCCTGATTTCACATGGAACCATGTTTCAAG GAAGCTAGCAGAGATTGGATTCAAGAGAAGTCCGGAAAAGTGCAAGGAGAAATTTGAAGAAGAAAGCCAACATTTGAGTAACAATGTCACTTacacaaaaaaatatagattCTTTAGTGAACTTGAAGAGATCTGTCATGTTGATCAAAACCCTccttttgaagaagaagaggatccATCAGAAGAAAATGCTCAACAAGAACAAGACAGAAGAAACCAAACAAAAGGCGAAAAGAGGAAGAGATCATCTAAGAAGAAGAAATTCAAAAAGATAAAACAATTCTTCGAAGAAATTGTTAACAAAATGTTGGTCCAACAAGAAGAACTCAACAACAAGCTTATACAAGACATGTtaaaaagagatgaagaaaatATCGCAAAAGAAGAAGCTTGGAAGAAACAAGAGACCGAAAGAATCAACAAAGAGATCGAATCAAGAGCCAAAGAACACGCCATTGCCAAAGAAAGACAAGCGAAAATTATCGAATTCTTAAACAAATTCACGTCAAACTCACAAAACCCTAATCACCACAACAAACTCGAAGCCGCCTCGTCATCTTCTACCGGTCCAAACACCGAAAAGGACATCGACACAAGCAAGAGATGGCCAAGAGAAGAAGTTCTTGCTTTGATAAACCTAAGAAGTAACCATTATAGAGATGAGAAACAAGGATTAGCAAGAGGTCCATTATGGGAGAGAATCTCAAAAGGAATGTTGGATTTGGGTTACAATAGAAGTGCAAAAAGATGCAAAGAGAAATGGGAgaacataaacaaatattataggAAAACAAAGGATGCTAACAAGAAGAGGTCAGTTGATTCTAGGACTTGTCCTTATTTTCATCAACTTAGCACCTTATACAACCAAACCTCCTCCCTAGGCCAACCACCATCGGAAAACCATTCTTTAACGGAAACCAACAATGGAAATGGCATTAATGATGATTATTATGATGATCataatgatgatgaagaagatcaTATTGGATTGTAG
- the LOC124943721 gene encoding uncharacterized PE-PGRS family protein PE_PGRS10-like, whose translation MRETGGGVSGFGNPGFFGTGSEGDPGFLETGSEGGPGLGNPGFFGMGRDGGPRFGSLGVGTGNDGGSGFKPERVGIGSEGDLRFGSFGSFGTGDKGRSGFSVPGKVGSCIEGDSGFGSFGSFGTGDKGRSGFSVPGKVGSCIEGDSGFGSFGSFGTGDEERSGFSVPGKVGSCIEGDSGFGSLWSFGTGDEGRSGFSVPGKVGSCIEGDSGFGSFGSFWNGDKGRSGFSVPGKVGSCIEGDSRFGSSGSFGTGDEGRSGFSVPGKVGSCIEGDSGFGSFGSFGTGDEGRSGFSVPGKVGSCIEGDLGFGSLGSFGTGDEGRSGFSVPGKVGTCIEGDSGFGCFGSIGTGDDGRLGFFIPGKVGSGREGVSGFGCLEPIGTGNAGRSGFPLSGVGSGREGDLGFGSPQLFGTGIDGELGVGRSGSTVWAKRASPNCIN comes from the coding sequence ATGAGGGAGACAGGAGGGGGCGTTTCGGGATTTGGAAATCCAGGATTCTTTGGGACTGGCAGTGAGGGTGATCCAGGATTCCTTGAGACTGGCAGTGAAGGTGGTCCAGGATTAGGAAATCCCGGATTCTTTGGGATGGGTAGAGACGGTGGTCCGAGATTTGGTAGTCTTGGAGTTGGGACTGGCAACGATGGAGGATCGGGATTTAAACCCGAAAGGGTTGGGATTGGTAGTGAGGGTGACTTGAGATTTGGTAGTTTCGGGTCATTTGGGACCGGCGACAAGGGAAGATCGGGGTTTTCCGTTCCTGGGAAGGTTGGGTCTTGTATTGAGGGTGACTCGGGATTTGGTAGTTTCGGGTCATTTGGGACTGGCGACAAGGGAAGATCGGGGTTTTCCGTTCCTGGGAAGGTTGGGTCTTGTATTGAGGGTGACTCGGGATTTGGTAGTTTCGGGTCATTTGGGACTGGCGACGAGGAAAGATCAGGGTTTTCCGTTCCTGGGAAGGTTGGGTCTTGTATTGAGGGTGATTCTGGATTTGGTAGTTTATGGTCATTTGGGACTGGCGACGAGGGAAGATCGGGGTTTTCCGTTCCTGGGAAGGTTGGGTCTTGTATTGAGGGTGACTCTGGATTTGGTAGTTTCGGGTCATTTTGGAATGGCGACAAGGGAAGATCAGGGTTTTCCGTTCCTGGGAAGGTTGGGTCTTGTATTGAGGGTGACTCAAGATTTGGTAGTTCCGGGTCATTTGGGACTGGAGACGAGGGAAGATCGGGGTTTTCTGTTCCTGGGAAGGTTGGGTCTTGTATTGAGGGTGACTCTGGATTTGGTAGTTTCGGGTCATTTGGGACTGGCGACGAGGGAAGATCGGGATTTTCCGTTCCTGGGAAGGTTGGGTCTTGTATTGAGGGTGACTTAGGATTTGGTAGTTTAGGGTCATTTGGGACTGGCGACGAGGGAAGATCGGGGTTTTCCGTTCCTGGGAAGGTTGGGACTTGTATTGAGGGTGACTCGGGATTTGGTTGTTTTGGGTCAATTGGGACTGGTGACGATGGAAGATTGGGGTTTTTCATTCCCGGTAAAGTTGGGTCTGGTAGGGAAGGTGTTTCGGGATTCGGTTGTCTTGAGCCAATTGGAACTGGAAATGCGGGAAGATCAGGGTTTCCCTTATCTGGAGTTGGGTCTGGTAGAGAGGGTGACTTGGGATTTGGTAGTCCCCAGCTATTTGGGACTGGTATTGACGGTGAGTTGGGCGTTGGTAGATCTGGATCTACCGTTTGGGCTAAACGAGCCTCACCTAATTGTATCAACTAG
- the LOC124942112 gene encoding trihelix transcription factor GTL2-like isoform X1 — MFDEMPQEHFHQFIASSRPQPSPPPPPPSTTTQLPPSIFSSTTANFPLFDHHPNYPSHLHLQSQFLLHQLHHKNDQDHQSQSQSQMISSGLEIERDDRWTNDEVLELLRIRSNMENWFPDFTWNHVSSRKLAEIGFKRSPEKCKEKFEEESQHLSNNVTYTKKYRFFSELEEICHVDQNPPFEEEEDPSEENAQQEQDRRNQTKGEKRKRSSKKKKFKKIKQFFEEIVNKMLVQQEELNNKLIQDMLKRDEENIAKEEAWKKQETERINKEIESRAKEHAIAKERQAKIIEFLNKFTSNSQNPNHHNKLEAASSSSTGPNTEKDIDTSKRWPREEVLALINLRSNHYRDEKQGLARGPLWERISKGMLDLGYNRSAKRCKEKWENINKYYRKTKDANKKRSVDSRTCPYFHQLSTLYNQTSSLGQPPSENHSLTETNNGNGINDDYYDDHNDDEEDHIGL, encoded by the exons ATGTTTGATGAAATGCCGCAAGAACATTTCCATCAATTCATAGCATCTTCTAGACCTCAGCCGTCTCCTCCTCCGCCGCCGCCGTCGACGACCACGCAACTGCCACCCTCTATCTTCTCTTCAACAACGGCCAACTTCCCACTCTTTGATCATCATCCAAACTACCCTTCTCATCTCCATTTACAATCTCAATTTCTATTACACCAATTGCATCACAAGAATGATCAAGATCATCAAAGCCAAAGCCAAAGCCAGATGATTTCATCCGGTTTGGAAATCGAGAGAGATGATCGGTGGACTAATGATGAAGTTCTTGAGCTACTTAGAATTAGATCCAACATGGAGAATTGGTTCCCTGATTTCACATGGAACCATGTTTCAAG CAGGAAGCTAGCAGAGATTGGATTCAAGAGAAGTCCGGAAAAGTGCAAGGAGAAATTTGAAGAAGAAAGCCAACATTTGAGTAACAATGTCACTTacacaaaaaaatatagattCTTTAGTGAACTTGAAGAGATCTGTCATGTTGATCAAAACCCTccttttgaagaagaagaggatccATCAGAAGAAAATGCTCAACAAGAACAAGACAGAAGAAACCAAACAAAAGGCGAAAAGAGGAAGAGATCATCTAAGAAGAAGAAATTCAAAAAGATAAAACAATTCTTCGAAGAAATTGTTAACAAAATGTTGGTCCAACAAGAAGAACTCAACAACAAGCTTATACAAGACATGTtaaaaagagatgaagaaaatATCGCAAAAGAAGAAGCTTGGAAGAAACAAGAGACCGAAAGAATCAACAAAGAGATCGAATCAAGAGCCAAAGAACACGCCATTGCCAAAGAAAGACAAGCGAAAATTATCGAATTCTTAAACAAATTCACGTCAAACTCACAAAACCCTAATCACCACAACAAACTCGAAGCCGCCTCGTCATCTTCTACCGGTCCAAACACCGAAAAGGACATCGACACAAGCAAGAGATGGCCAAGAGAAGAAGTTCTTGCTTTGATAAACCTAAGAAGTAACCATTATAGAGATGAGAAACAAGGATTAGCAAGAGGTCCATTATGGGAGAGAATCTCAAAAGGAATGTTGGATTTGGGTTACAATAGAAGTGCAAAAAGATGCAAAGAGAAATGGGAgaacataaacaaatattataggAAAACAAAGGATGCTAACAAGAAGAGGTCAGTTGATTCTAGGACTTGTCCTTATTTTCATCAACTTAGCACCTTATACAACCAAACCTCCTCCCTAGGCCAACCACCATCGGAAAACCATTCTTTAACGGAAACCAACAATGGAAATGGCATTAATGATGATTATTATGATGATCataatgatgatgaagaagatcaTATTGGATTGTAG
- the LOC124943720 gene encoding uncharacterized PE-PGRS family protein PE_PGRS54-like, translating into MRETGGGDSGFGNPGFFGTGSEGDPGFLETGSEGGPGLGNPEFFGMGRDGGPRFGSLGVGTGNDGGSGFKPGRVGVGSEGDLRFGSFGSFGTGDKGRSGFSVPGKVGSCTEGDSGFGSFGSFGTGDKGRSGFSVPGKVGSCIEGDSGFGSFGSFGTGDEGRSGFSVPGKVGSCIEGDSGFGSLGSFGTGDEGRSGFSVPGKVGSCIEGDSGFGSFGSFWNGDKGRSGFSVTGKVGSCIEDDSGFGSSGSFGTGDEGRSGFSVPGKVGSCIEGDSGFGSFGSFGTGDEGRSGFSVPGKVGSCIEGDSGFGSFGSFWNGDKGRSGFSVPGKVGSCIEDDSGFGSSGSFGTGDEGRSGFSVPGKVGSCIEGDSGFGSFGSFGTGDEGRSGFSVPGKVGSCIEGDLGFGSLGSFGTGDEGRSEFSVPGKVGTCIEGDSGFGCFGSIGTGDDGRLGFCIPGKVGSGREGVSGFGCLEPIGTGNAGRSGFPVSGVGSGREGDLGFGSPRLFGTGIDGELGVGRSGSTVRAKRASPNCINVIVKRNQITR; encoded by the coding sequence ATGAGGGAGACAGGAGGGGGCGATTCGGGATTTGGAAATCCAGGATTCTTTGGGACTGGCAGTGAGGGTGATCCAGGATTCCTTGAGACTGGCAGTGAAGGTGGTCCAGGATTAGGAAATCCCGAATTCTTTGGGATGGGTAGAGACGGTGGTCCGAGATTTGGTAGTCTTGGAGTTGGGACTGGCAACGATGGAGGATCGGGTTTTAAACCCGGAAGGGTTGGGGTTGGTAGTGAGGGTGACTTGAGATTTGGTAGTTTCGGGTCATTTGGGACCGGCGACAAGGGAAGATCGGGGTTTTCCGTTCCTGGGAAGGTTGGGTCTTGTACTGAGGGTGACTCGGGATTTGGTAGTTTCGGGTCATTTGGGACTGGCGACAAGGGAAGATCGGGGTTTTCCGTTCCTGGGAAGGTTGGGTCTTGTATTGAGGGTGACTCGGGATTTGGTAGTTTCGGGTCATTTGGGACTGGCGACGAGGGAAGATCAGGGTTTTCCGTTCCTGGGAAGGTTGGGTCTTGTATTGAGGGTGATTCTGGATTTGGTAGTTTAGGGTCATTTGGGACTGGCGACGAGGGAAGATCGGGGTTTTCCGTTCCTGGGAAGGTTGGGTCTTGTATTGAGGGTGACTCTGGATTTGGTAGTTTCGGGTCATTTTGGAATGGCGACAAGGGAAGATCAGGGTTTTCCGTTACTGGGAAGGTTGGGTCTTGTATTGAGGATGACTCAGGATTTGGTAGTTCCGGGTCATTTGGGACTGGAGACGAGGGAAGATCGGGGTTTTCTGTTCCTGGGAAGGTTGGGTCTTGTATTGAGGGTGACTCTGGATTTGGTAGTTTCGGGTCATTTGGGACTGGCGACGAGGGAAGATCGGGATTTTCCGTTCCTGGGAAGGTTGGGTCTTGTATTGAGGGTGACTCTGGATTTGGTAGTTTCGGGTCATTTTGGAATGGCGACAAGGGAAGATCAGGGTTTTCCGTTCCTGGGAAGGTTGGGTCTTGTATTGAGGATGACTCAGGATTTGGTAGTTCCGGGTCATTTGGGACTGGAGACGAGGGAAGATCGGGGTTTTCTGTTCCTGGGAAGGTTGGGTCTTGTATTGAGGGTGACTCTGGATTTGGTAGTTTCGGGTCATTTGGGACTGGCGACGAGGGAAGATCGGGATTTTCCGTTCCTGGGAAGGTTGGGTCTTGTATTGAGGGTGACTTAGGATTTGGTAGTTTAGGGTCATTTGGGACTGGCGACGAGGGAAGATCGGAGTTTTCCGTTCCTGGGAAGGTTGGGACTTGTATTGAGGGTGACTCGGGATTTGGTTGTTTTGGGTCAATTGGGACTGGTGACGATGGAAGATTGGGATTTTGCATTCCCGGTAAAGTTGGGTCTGGTAGGGAGGGTGTTTCGGGATTCGGTTGTCTTGAGCCAATTGGAACTGGAAATGCGGGAAGATCAGGGTTTCCCGTATCTGGAGTTGGGTCTGGTAGAGAGGGTGACTTGGGATTTGGTAGTCCCCGACTATTTGGGACTGGTATTGACGGTGAGTTGGGCGTTGGTAGATCTGGATCTACCGTTCGGGCTAAACGAGCCTCACCTAATTGTATCAACGTGATAGTAAAAAGGAACCAAATAACAAGGTGA